The Pedobacter roseus genome contains a region encoding:
- the rpiA gene encoding ribose-5-phosphate isomerase RpiA: MATIDKTQQDAEKLAAALAAVKFVKDGDVVGLGTGSTTTFAIKELGKRVKEGLKITAAASSIRTEELAKSLGIEILDLGSLSSIDISIDGADEFTETLDLIKGGGGALFREKIIASLSKNAIIITDASKKVKKLGAFTVPIEVIPLAYQYVFDQITTLGGKGQLRSVENNTFITDNGNLIIDADFGLIDNPVKLSSDLNQINGLLAHGLFINLTSKIVMSEGTDIIIFE, translated from the coding sequence ATGGCGACGATAGATAAAACCCAGCAAGATGCCGAAAAGCTTGCGGCTGCCCTTGCTGCAGTAAAATTTGTAAAAGATGGCGATGTTGTAGGCCTTGGCACAGGATCTACCACCACCTTTGCCATTAAAGAATTGGGCAAACGCGTAAAAGAAGGACTCAAAATCACCGCTGCTGCAAGTTCTATCCGCACAGAAGAACTCGCAAAATCCTTAGGGATCGAAATCCTCGATCTGGGTAGTCTAAGCTCAATTGATATCAGTATTGATGGTGCCGACGAGTTTACCGAAACACTCGATCTGATCAAAGGTGGGGGAGGTGCGCTGTTCAGGGAAAAAATTATCGCTTCCCTCAGTAAAAATGCCATCATTATTACCGATGCTTCTAAAAAAGTAAAAAAATTGGGCGCTTTTACTGTACCGATTGAAGTAATTCCATTGGCTTATCAATATGTTTTCGATCAGATAACTACACTCGGCGGAAAAGGTCAGTTAAGGTCAGTAGAAAATAATACATTTATCACCGATAACGGAAACCTGATCATTGATGCTGATTTCGGTCTTATTGATAATCCTGTCAAATTATCTTCAGACCTCAACCAAATTAACGGATTACTGGCCCATGGCCTATTCATCAACCTCACCTCGAAGATAGTTATGAGTGAAGGAACGGATATTATCATTTTTGAATGA